In Lepidochelys kempii isolate rLepKem1 chromosome 10, rLepKem1.hap2, whole genome shotgun sequence, a single window of DNA contains:
- the PDIA3 gene encoding protein disulfide-isomerase A3 gives MALPGSLLLLLALGPCAGRASDVLELGDSDFESGLAERPGLVLVEFYAPWCGHCKRLAPEYEAAATRLKGIVPLVKVDCTANSNTCNKYGVSGYPTLKVFRDGEEAGAYDGPRTADGIVSHLKKQAGPASVALRSVADFEKFISDKDASVVGFFKDAFGDAYSEFMKAASNLRESYRFAHTSEEELIQKYEADGEGVILFRPQRLANKFEDSTLRYTEDKITSGKIKKFLQENIFGICPHMTEDNKDLIQGKDLLVAYYDVDYEKNAKGSNYWRNRVMMVAQKFLDAGHKLYFAVASRKTFGHELSEFGLDSSTGEVPVVAIRTAKGEKYVMQEEFSRDGKALERFLQDYFDGNLKKYLKSEPIPENNDGPVKVVVAENFDDLVNAEDKDVLIEFYAPWCGHCKNLEPKYKELGEKLSKDPNIVIAKMDATANDVPSPYEVRGFPTLYFAPAGNKQNPKKYEGGREVSDFISYLKREATSPPVLLEEEKPKKRKKAQEDL, from the exons ATGGCTCTGCCCGggtcgctgctgctgctcctggccctCGGCCCCTGCGCGGGCCGCGCCTCCGACGTGCTGGAGCTCGGGGACTCGGACTTCGAGAGCGGCCTGGCCGAGCGCCCGGGGCTGGTGCTGGTGGAGTTCTACGCGCCCTG GTGTGGGCACTGCAAACGACTAGCCCCGGAGTACGAGGCTGCTGCTACCAGACTGAAAGGAATTGTCCCTCTAGTAAAG GTTGACTGTACAGCAAACTCAAACACCTGTAACAAATATGGAGTCAGCGGCTATCCCACCCTGAAGGTTTTCAGGGATGGTGAAGAGGCAGGTGCCTATGATGGGCCCAGGACAGCAG ATGGGATTGTTAGTCACCTCAAGAAACAGGCAGGACCTGCCTCAGTGGCTCTCCGCTCTGTGGCAGATTTTGAAAAATTCATCAGTGATAAAGATGCTTCTGTGGTGG GCTTCTTCAAAGATGCATTTGGTGATGCTTATTCAGAGTTCATGAAAGCAGCCAGCAACCTAAGAGAGAGCTACCGCTTTGCACATACCAGCGAGGAGGAGCTGATACAGAAGTATGAGGCAGATGGAGA GGGTGTTATCTTATTCCGTCCTCAACGCCTGGCAAATAAATTTGAGGACAGCACTTTGAGGTACACAGAGGACAAAATCACCAGTGGCAAGATCAAGAAGTTTCTCCAGGAGAACAT TTTTGGCATCTGTCCACATATGACGGAAGATAACAAAGACTTGATCCAAGGGAAGGACTTGCTGGTGGCTTATTATGACGTGGACTATGAGAAGAATGCCAAGGGCTCCAACTACTGGCGCAACAG AGTGATGATGGTGGCGCAGAAGTTCCTGGATGCTGGACACAAGCTCTACTTTGCTGTTGCTAGTAGAAAAACCTTTGGCCATGAGCTTTCAGAGTTTGGCCTGGACAGCAGCACAGGGGAGGTTCCTGTCGTTGCCATCAGAACTGCCAAGGGAGAGAAATATGTCATGCAGGAGGAATTCTC CCGTGATGGGAAAGCTCTGGAAAGATTCTTGCAGGATTACTTTGATGGTAACCTGAAGAAATACCTGAAATCGGAGCCCATCCCTGAGAACAATGATGGCCCTGTGAAG GTGGTGGTTGCTGAAAATTTTGATGACCTTGTTAATGCAGAGGACAAAGACGTCCTGATTGAGTTCTATGCCCCATGGTGTGGCCACTGCAAGAACCTGGAGCCCAAGTACAAGGAACTTGGAGAAAAG CTCAGCAAAGACCCCAACATTGTCATAGCCAAGATGGATGCTACAGCCAATGATGTGCCTTCTCCATATGAAGTTCGAGG cttCCCCACTCTCTATTTTGCTCCAGCTGGTAACAAGCAGAATCCAAAGAAATATGAG GGGGGCCGGGAGGTGAGCGACTTCATTAGCTACTTGAAGCGGGAGGCAACCAGCCcccctgtgctgctggaggaggaaAAGCCCAAGAAAAGGAAGAAGGCCCAGGAGGATCTGTAA
- the ELL3 gene encoding RNA polymerase II elongation factor ELL3 isoform X2: MAQWDGKYTAGKTSLGSSESRDKTGSARPVIAFQGSQGYIKIPCALGSPGEGARLFTFYLSRYSKDKPQASFDCIRQYVSRLGQNQLDCVGSIQEKITICASEDSYQLTRERVSQAEKEAWSRAAIEIKPAAPGHGKCVTIPKKLGMSTPLGKCPAGSPAPESRKCSPMGTDRSVLVKCLVQLLALRPHCKHELLERLDRVQISLKDKAQLLPMLEEVGQLNPRESSYRLKEELFGQVQEDWLGYTAEERQEVRQLLRRKQAHGAVARPFLVPLECPSCQGASKRPLGVKRLALLDASDPQGLKKPCAPEHPPSSLGSHRRLQEPVLEHQRTQSQQQPCQLPRPSAELQSSEEEPSEGEGGDDWEEGALRLEQHLSALQDSGSQASLPASFAELPDYCRKYRAICSVEQHHAYVEAFSADYAEYRRLHTRIGHVSRTFIQLGAKIKMLPRGTQQHKAVEDRILQEYRRFKQTYPSYRKEKNRCEYLHQKLSHIKGLILEFEKTGAT, from the exons GGCTCAGCCCGGCCTGTCATCGCCTTCCAAGGGAGCCAGGgg TATATCAAGATCCCCTGTGCCctgggcagccctggggaaggAGCTCGCCTCTTCACCTTCTACCTGTCCCGCTACAGCAAGGACAAGCCGCAGGCCAGCTTCGACTGCATCCGGCAGTACGTCTCCAG GCTGGGTCAGAACCAGCTGGACTGCGTGGGCAGCATCCAGGAGAAAATCACCATCTGTGCCTCCGAGGACTCGTACCAGCTGACACGGGAGCGTGTGTCCCAGGCGGAGAAGGAGGCGTGGAGCAGAGCTGCTATCGAGATCAAGCCAGCAGCCCCAGGCCATG GTAAATGTGTTACCATCCCGAAGAAGCTGGGCATGAGCACCCCATTGGGGAAGTGCCCCGCTGGGagccctgctccagagagcaggAAATGCAGCCCCATGGGGACAGATCGCAGTGTTCTTGTGAAATGCCTAGTGCAGCTTCTGGCCCTGCGGCCCCACTGCAAACATGAGCTCCTGGAGCGGCTGGACAGGGTGCAGATCAGCCTGAAGGACAAGGcccagctgctgcccatgctggagGAG GTGGGGCAGCTGAACCCCCGGGAGAGCAGCTACAGGCTGAAGGAGGAGCTCTTTGGGCAGGTGCAGGAGGACTGGCTGGGCTACACGGCTGAGGAGCGGCAGGAAGTCAGGCAGCTCCTGCGCAG GAAACAGGCCCACGGAGCCGTGGCCAGGCCCTTCTTGGTGCCTCTGGAGTGCCCGTCTTGCCAAGGTGCCAGCAAAAGGCCCTTGGGTGTG AAGCGGCTGGCACTGCTGGATGCCTCGGACCCACAAGGGCTGAAGAAACCCTGTGCCCCAGagcacccccccagctctctgggatCCCACCGCAGACTGCAGGAGCCTGTCCTGGAGCATCAGAGAacccagagccagcagcagccatGCCAGCTTCCCAGGCCCAGTGCGGAGCTGCAGAGCTCAGAGGAGGAGCCGAGCGAGGGGGAGGGAGGCGATGACTGGGAAGAGGGAGCTCTGCGCCTGGAGCAGCACCTTTCTGCCCTGCAAG ACAGCGGCTCCCAGGCAAGCCTCCCAGCCTCCTTCGCTGAGCTCCCAGATTACTGCCG GAAATACAGAGCCATCTGCTCCGTGGAGCAGCATCACGCCTACGTGGAGGCATTCAGTGCGGATTACGCAGAGTACCGGCGCCTCCACACCAGGATTGGGCATGTGAGCAGGACATTCATCCAGCTGGGAGCTAAAATCAAAATGCTGCCACGGGGGACGCAGCAGCATAag GCAGTGGAAGACAGAATCTTACAGGAATACCGGAGGTTCAAGCAG ACCTACCCCAGCTACAGGAAGGAGAAGAACCGCTGCGAGTATCTTCACCAAAAGCTGTCCCACATCAAGGGCCTCATCCTAGAGTTTGAGAAGACAGGGGCTACCTAG
- the ELL3 gene encoding RNA polymerase II elongation factor ELL3 isoform X1, protein MPWPRAELSGRLRYRGGSRGPCLSLLHLKLTDPALRALRDCQRLQGSARPVIAFQGSQGYIKIPCALGSPGEGARLFTFYLSRYSKDKPQASFDCIRQYVSRLGQNQLDCVGSIQEKITICASEDSYQLTRERVSQAEKEAWSRAAIEIKPAAPGHGKCVTIPKKLGMSTPLGKCPAGSPAPESRKCSPMGTDRSVLVKCLVQLLALRPHCKHELLERLDRVQISLKDKAQLLPMLEEVGQLNPRESSYRLKEELFGQVQEDWLGYTAEERQEVRQLLRRKQAHGAVARPFLVPLECPSCQGASKRPLGVKRLALLDASDPQGLKKPCAPEHPPSSLGSHRRLQEPVLEHQRTQSQQQPCQLPRPSAELQSSEEEPSEGEGGDDWEEGALRLEQHLSALQDSGSQASLPASFAELPDYCRKYRAICSVEQHHAYVEAFSADYAEYRRLHTRIGHVSRTFIQLGAKIKMLPRGTQQHKAVEDRILQEYRRFKQTYPSYRKEKNRCEYLHQKLSHIKGLILEFEKTGAT, encoded by the exons atgCCGTGGCCGCGAGCGGAGCTGTCCGGGCGGCTCCGGTACCGGGGCGGCTCCCGCGGGCCCTGCCTCAGCCTCCTGCACCTGAAACTCACCGACCCGGCGCTGCGGGCGCTGCGGGACTGTCAGCGGCTGCAG GGCTCAGCCCGGCCTGTCATCGCCTTCCAAGGGAGCCAGGgg TATATCAAGATCCCCTGTGCCctgggcagccctggggaaggAGCTCGCCTCTTCACCTTCTACCTGTCCCGCTACAGCAAGGACAAGCCGCAGGCCAGCTTCGACTGCATCCGGCAGTACGTCTCCAG GCTGGGTCAGAACCAGCTGGACTGCGTGGGCAGCATCCAGGAGAAAATCACCATCTGTGCCTCCGAGGACTCGTACCAGCTGACACGGGAGCGTGTGTCCCAGGCGGAGAAGGAGGCGTGGAGCAGAGCTGCTATCGAGATCAAGCCAGCAGCCCCAGGCCATG GTAAATGTGTTACCATCCCGAAGAAGCTGGGCATGAGCACCCCATTGGGGAAGTGCCCCGCTGGGagccctgctccagagagcaggAAATGCAGCCCCATGGGGACAGATCGCAGTGTTCTTGTGAAATGCCTAGTGCAGCTTCTGGCCCTGCGGCCCCACTGCAAACATGAGCTCCTGGAGCGGCTGGACAGGGTGCAGATCAGCCTGAAGGACAAGGcccagctgctgcccatgctggagGAG GTGGGGCAGCTGAACCCCCGGGAGAGCAGCTACAGGCTGAAGGAGGAGCTCTTTGGGCAGGTGCAGGAGGACTGGCTGGGCTACACGGCTGAGGAGCGGCAGGAAGTCAGGCAGCTCCTGCGCAG GAAACAGGCCCACGGAGCCGTGGCCAGGCCCTTCTTGGTGCCTCTGGAGTGCCCGTCTTGCCAAGGTGCCAGCAAAAGGCCCTTGGGTGTG AAGCGGCTGGCACTGCTGGATGCCTCGGACCCACAAGGGCTGAAGAAACCCTGTGCCCCAGagcacccccccagctctctgggatCCCACCGCAGACTGCAGGAGCCTGTCCTGGAGCATCAGAGAacccagagccagcagcagccatGCCAGCTTCCCAGGCCCAGTGCGGAGCTGCAGAGCTCAGAGGAGGAGCCGAGCGAGGGGGAGGGAGGCGATGACTGGGAAGAGGGAGCTCTGCGCCTGGAGCAGCACCTTTCTGCCCTGCAAG ACAGCGGCTCCCAGGCAAGCCTCCCAGCCTCCTTCGCTGAGCTCCCAGATTACTGCCG GAAATACAGAGCCATCTGCTCCGTGGAGCAGCATCACGCCTACGTGGAGGCATTCAGTGCGGATTACGCAGAGTACCGGCGCCTCCACACCAGGATTGGGCATGTGAGCAGGACATTCATCCAGCTGGGAGCTAAAATCAAAATGCTGCCACGGGGGACGCAGCAGCATAag GCAGTGGAAGACAGAATCTTACAGGAATACCGGAGGTTCAAGCAG ACCTACCCCAGCTACAGGAAGGAGAAGAACCGCTGCGAGTATCTTCACCAAAAGCTGTCCCACATCAAGGGCCTCATCCTAGAGTTTGAGAAGACAGGGGCTACCTAG